The genomic interval GCCGGCGGCCGGCGGCCCGGCGGGCGGGATCCAGGTGGACGAGGCGGCAAGCCAGCGCGCCGCGGGGGAGGTCCTCGATCCGCGCCGCCGCCGCGGGCACGCCGGCGTTCCGGCCCGCCATCCACGCCCGGAGCGGGTCGGCGTCGATGCCGATCGCGGCGACTCCGGCCTCCGCCAGGGCGATCAGGTCGCCGCCGACGCCGCAGCCCAGGTCCAGCGCCGGCGGGTCGCCGGGCCGCGCGGCGGCCGCGAAGCGCGACGCCTTCGCCGCCGCCACCGCGAGCGAGCTCGCCTGCTCCACGCCCTCGGCGTCGGCGAGCAGCGTCGCCGCCCGCTCCCCGAACTTCGGCTCCGCCTTGGCCCGGGCGGCCGCGAGGCCGAGAGCGGCGGCGACGATGGCCGGGTCGCGTCCGGCGCGGAGGCGGGCGACGGAGGCGACGCGCGAGGCGTCGGTCGCCGAGGCCTCCCGCATCAGCGTGGCGTCGCCCGCGGCGGCCGCCGCGGCGGTGATTCGGTCGGCGTGCGGCACGCGGGGACGCTACCGCCGGTGCCGCCGGAGAGCCGGAGCCCCGGCGGCGCTTCGCCCCCGCGGACCGGCCGTTCCGGGCTACGTTCGGGCGATGCCGACCGTGACCGACCCCGCGAACCCGCTGCTCGCGGTGGCGCTCGGCGCCGCCGCGGTCCTGCTCCCGCTGCTGGTGACCGCGTGCGTCGTGCTCACCGTCTCCCGCGCACGGCTCTCGCGCCGCCTCGCCGCGGCCGAGGCCGACGCCGCGGGCCTGCGGGCGGCGGCCGAGGCCGCGGGCGGCCTGCGGACGCTGATCGAGGCGTCGGCCGAGACGCTGGGTGACCGCTTCGCCGCGCTCTCCGCCGAGGCGCTCGACGTCGGAGGCCGCCGCTTCCTGGACCTGGCCGACCGCCGCCTCGGCGGCACCGAAGACGCCGCGGCCGCGCGGCTCTCGGCGCTGATCGACCCGCTGCGCTCGCAGCTCGACCGGCAGGCCGCCGCCGTCGCCGAGCTGGAGCGGGGGCGGCGCGCCAGCGAGGGCGGCCTCAAGGAGCAGCTGCTCGGGCTCGCCCGGGCGCAGGAGGGCCTCGACCGCCGGGCCGGCGAGCTGGCGGCGGCGCTCTCGGGCTCGTCCGCCCAGCGCGGCCGCTGGGGCGAGCTGACCCTGCGACGCGTCGCCGAATCGGCGGGCATGGTCGACCGCTGCGACTTCGGCGAGCAGTTCCACATCGCGGCCGACGATCGGCGGGGCGTCTTGCGGCCGGACATGGTCGTCCACCTCCCCGGCGACCGGCGCGTCGTGGTCGACGCGAAGGGCGTCGGCGCCTCCTATCTCGCCGCCTGCCGCGAGGCCGACGAGGCCGAGCGGGAGCGGCTGCTCGGCCGGCACCTCGCCGACCTCGAGACGCAGGTCAAGCGGCTGTCGGAGAAGGCCTACCAGCGGGCGCTGCCCCGCGGCGTCGACTTCGTCGTGCTCTTCGTGCCGGGCGACAGCTTCCTGGCGCCCGCGGCCGAGCGGCGGCCCGACCTGCTGGAGTGGGCCCTCGCCCGCAACGTCGTCATCGCCACGCCGACGACGCTGGTGACGCTGCTCAAGGCCGTCGCCATGGGCTGGCGGGAGCAGGCGGTCAGCGAGAACGCGGCGCGGATCCGCGACGCGGGCGCGGAGCTGCACCGGCGGCTCCAACGCCTCACCGCCCACCTCGACGCGGCCGGCCGCGGCCTCGCCGAGGCCGTCACCGCGCACAACCGCTTCCTGGGCAGCTTCGAGCGGCACGCGCTCCCGGCCGCCCGGCGGCTGGAGGCCATGGACGCCGCCGGCGACGAGCCGCTCCGGGCGGAAGCCCCGGCCGCCTCCACCCCCGGCCCGATCCGCAGCCGCACGCCCGCCGCCTGACCCCCGCGCGGCGTGGAGCCCGCCGGCCCCGGCCCGTCGCAAGACGCAGGCCCGGGCGGGGCGGCCCGCCCGCCCGGCGGCGTCGAGGAGCCGCACGCGCTTCGCGCGCTACCCCAGCGGCACCCGGTCGTCCGCCGCCCGCAGCTCCCGCTGGGCGTGCTGCGGCGGCATCGGGTCCGGCGGCGCGGCGTCCCGCACCTCCGCCGCCGGCTCGCCCGCGGCGGCCATCCGCCGCAGCAGCCGCTCCTTCATCCGCTCCCGGACCGGGGCGTACGCGGCCAGGCCGGCGAGGTTGATCAGCTCGTGCGGGTCGGCGAGGAGGTCGTACAGGTGCGTCTCGGTGTAGGCCGCGGCGAAGCGGTCCCCCGGCGCCGCGTCCGGCGCCTCCGCGGCGTACTTCCACCGCCGGGTCCGCACGGCGCGGCCCGTCACGCTCTCGCTCACCTGGATGAAGGCCTCCTCCGGCCACGCCGCCGCCGCGCCCGGCTCGCGGCGCACGAGCCCGACGGCGCTGCGCCCCTGCGCCCCCTCGGGCGGGTCCACCCCGGCGGCTCCGCAGAGGGTCGGGGCGACGTCGGTCAGCTGGAAGGGCAGCTCCACGCGCCCGCCGCCGGTGAAGGGCCCGCCGTGCGCCACGCACGGGGTCCGGACGCTCGCCTCGTGGCACGACCGCTTGTACTCGTCGTTCCGCGTGCGGAAGTGGCAGGCGTGGTCGCTCGCGAAGAGCACGACCGTGTCCTCGATCCGGCCCAGCGAGATCAGCGCGTCCATCAGCCGCCCGAAGGCCTCGTCCAGCCGCCTGCACATCCCGAAGTAGCCGGCGAGCTGCTGCTGGGCGTTGCCGCCGGTGAGGTGGCGGACCGCCGGGTGGGCCCCGGGCAGCGCCGCCAGGTCGGGCGGCGTCCACCGCCCGGCGTAGCGGCCGGCGCTGAAGGCCGGGGCCGGGTGATCGTCGCGGTGGTTCTGCATGTGCGGCTCGAGGTGGCTGAGCATGCACAGGAAGGGCTCACCCGCACCCGAACGCTCGGAGATCCAGCGGATCGTCGCGTCGGTGAGCGCGTCCACCCGGTAGCCCGGCAGGTCGACGGGGTGCCCGCCGGCGTCCCAGAGCCTCGTCTGGTACGCGTCGCTCGTCGCCTCCAGCGCGTTGGCCGCCAGCCAGTGTTGCCAGCCGCCGCGGCTTTCCTCGGGCACCGCGTCGCCGCCCCCGGCCAGGTGCCACTTGCCGAAGTAGCCCGTGGCGTAACCGGCCGCGGCGAAGCGCTTCGCCAGCGTGTCGGCTTCGGCGGGCAGCGGCCGCCCGTTGGTGTGGCAGCCCGGGCCGATGGCCGTCGCGAAGCGGCCGGTCTGCAGGCAGGCGCGGGCGGGGCCGCAGACCGGCTGCGGGGTGATGGCCTGCGCGAAGTGCGTGCCGCGGGCGCCCCAGGCGTCGAGGTTGGGCGTCAGGTCGAGCGGGCAGCCGTGCAGCCCGCTGGTGTCGTGCCGCTGCTGATCCGTGAAGAAGACGACGACGTTGAGGCGGCCGCTCATGGCGGGGAGGCTAAACCGCGGCGGACCGGCTCCGGGCGCCCTCAGCTTGCGGCCGGTTCGTCCAACGCCTCGTCGACCGTCCGCGGGCGCTCGTCGACGGGCGGCTTGACGGCGTCGCCTCTCCGCGGCTTCGGGCGCGGGGTCTTGATCTTCGGGCTCGGCGCGTCGTCCCCGCCGCCGCGGAACCAGTCCCGCGCCTTCGTCTGCAGGTACGCCGTGCCCGCGGAAGCCACCACCGGGATCGCCTTCCTCCGCACCCACCGGCTCTGCAGCAGCACCACCGCGCCGGCCGCGATCAGCCCGAGCGCGACCGCCTTCTTGTGGTCCCCCAGCCGGTCGTCCAGGCGGTCGGTGACGGCCTGCACCGGATCGTCGCGGACGTCTTCCGCCAGCTTCTTGCCCCGGCTCAACAGCGACGGCCCTGCCGCGGCCTCCTCCGCATCGGCCGCGGCCTGCTCGGCGGCGAAGGCCGCCTTCGCCTCGGCGAGGAGGCGGCGGGTCTCGGCGGTGGAGTCGACGGCCGGCTCGGCGGCGGGCCCGGGGTGCGGGTCGGCGGGGCGGGTGGGGGGGATCGGCGGCGTGGGGGGCGTCGTGTCCATGGGCAGCGGGCGCGGAACGGGCCGCGGGAAGAGGTTCAGGAAACCGCGGACCGCGGCGGCGTCGGCCCCGGAGGGACGGCGGTCCGCGGCGTCGCCGAGGCGGGCGTCACCGGCGGCGCGGCGGGCGAGCCGGGTGCGACGGCAGCGGCCGAAGCGGGCGGCGGGCCGGCGGGCGGCGGCGGAAGGGCGCTACGCACGCCCATCCAGGCCGCCCCGGCCGCCGCCGCGGCGAGCCAGAGCCCCGCCACCAGCAGCGCGAGCGGCCAGCCGATGAGACGGGCCAGCAGCCACATGAACGCCACCGTCAGCACGAGCCCCGCCAGCGAGGCGAGCGACACCGCGAGGGACCACCACGTCAGCACCCGCAGCACCCTCCCGCCCACGTGCAGCGCCACGCGTCCCTCGGCCTCCGCCAGGCCGGCGAGGTTGACGGCGAAGGCGTTGAGTCGACGGAAGAGCTGATTCATGCTTCAAGCGGGCGCGGGCGGGCCGCGGCAACGTAGCTCGCGCTCAGGCCCGGTCGACGCTGTCGTCGCGGCTGAGCACCTTGCGCTTGATCGTCTGGCGCCGGGCCAGCAGCATCTTCGTCGCCATGCCCGAGACGATGGCGACGCCGAGCGCGGCCAGCGGCGGGTCGCGGAAGAAGTCCTTCTGCAGGTGGTGGAGCACCGTCTCCACGGCGTCCACCATCTTGTCCTGCGTGCTGTCGACGGACTGGTTCTGCTCGTCACCGCCCATCAGCCGCGACTCCCGCTTCTGCCGGCGCTGCTCGCGGAACTCGGCGAGTTCGGCCTTCATCGCCGCGAGCTCCGCGGCGAGGTCCTCGCCCTGCGGTTCGGTCTGGCTTCCGGCGGTGTCCTGGTTCTCGTTGTTCTTGGCCATGGTTCGTGCGGGGTGCTTCGGGGGTGGCGTGCACCGCCCCTCGCCCGGAGCGTAGCGCGAGCCGGAGGCGGGGTTGGGCCCGCCGATCTCACTTCCGCCGGATCGCCAGGCTCACGATCTGGTACGCCGTGAACCCGATCGGGACCCGCGGACCGTCGACGCCCCCGGCATCGCCGAGCCGCCGTCCGCGGAGGTCGACCCGCTCGGCGGCGAAGCCATCGGCGAGCATCAGCGTGGCGGTGCCGCGGCGGCCGAGCGTCTCGTGCAGCCGGAGGGTGAAGCCGCGGGCCCCGGCCGCTCCGTCGCCGTCGCCGTCCGCCGCGGGCTTCGCCCAGGCGGGAACCAGCGATTCGCCGCCCTCGACGCCCAGCAAGCCCGCGTGCGCGGCGGAACCCACCGCCTCCACCGCGGGCGTGAAGAGCCGGTCCGCCAGGGCGGCCGGCTGCTCCGCCCGCGGGGCGGAATCCGCGTGCGGGCCGAAGGCGAGGCGGATCGTGTGCTCGCCGAGGTCGGTGACGGAGGGACCGGTGCCGGCGGAGTCGTTGCCGCCGCCGGAGTGGGCGGTGGACAGGGCGCTGCGGATGAGGCTGCAGTGCAGCAGGCCGTCGCGGGCGCCGAAGCCGTACTTGGCCTCGGTGACGAGCTGGAAGCCCTCGCTCTCGGTGTCGTCCGACACCGCCGCCCAGCGGGAGCCGGGAACCTCGAAGGCGGCGTCGTGCGCGAGCGGGCCGGGGCTCTGCGGCCGGAGGACGGCGCCGTAGGGCGCCCCGTAGCGGGCCCGGCCGCCGGTGAAGCCGGTCTCGGCCGACCACTTGAGCAGCGTCCGCTCGTCGCGCCAGTCCAGCCGGATCTCCAGCCGCACGACGCTCTCGCCGGGGAGCAGGCGGTACCGCAGCTCGGCGCGGCTCTTCCGCCCGAGCGCCCGGCGGAACACGAGGGTCGGCGCGTGCGTGCCCTCGCCCTCGACGCTCCGCTCGGCGGGCGTGTCGACGACGCGGCCGTTGGAGAGCGTGGGCAGGTCGATGTCCCAGGCCTCGTACTTCGCCGGCCGGTCGGGGAAGGTGAACAGCCGGCCGGCGGGCGACCGCAGCGGCAGGGCGGTGCCCCGGGAGGCGAGGGACTCCGCCTCGCCGGAGGCGTTGAACACGACGCGGACGCGGCCGTTGTCCAGCGTCGCCGCTTCGGCCGAGAGCGAGAGCGAGGTGGCCGGGAGGTCGGCCTCACGCAGGCTCGCCGCCGCGACCGCGGCCAGCGGCGGCAGCTCCACCATGCGCCCGCCGACCTCCTCGGTCCGCGGCACCGGCAGCGGGTTGAAGACGATCGGCCGGTCGCCGCTGGCCTCCAGCGAGGCCTCCGCCGCCGCCTCCATCTCCTCCGCGAGCGAGGCCAGCTCCGGGAGCGCCTCGTCGTACACGTCCGGCACCGAGCTGCCGGGGATGTAGTCGTGGAACTGCGCGAAGACGCACCGCTTCCAGGCGTGCGTCAGCCGCCCGGCCGCCTCGCTGCCCGGCGCCGGTGCCCCGCCGGGCAGGCACGCCGCGGCCTCGCGCAGCTGCAGCGCCCGCTCCAGCGCCCGGAAGCGGGCTTTCAGCTCCGACCGCGTCGTCTGCACGCCGCGGTGGTACTCCAGGTACATCTCGCCGGCGTAGGTCGGCAGCCGGTCGCGTTTCTCGTCGAGCCGGTCGAAGAAGCCCTCGACGGTGCCCCAGCCGGTCCTGGGCATCCCCGCGAGGTCGTTCATCCGGCGGACCCGCTCGGCCATCGCGTCGTTGGGCCCGCCGCCGCCGTCGCCGTAGCCCACGGCGAGGAGGGTCTCGTCGTGAACGCCCGACTGCCGGTCCTGCAACGCCGGGTGCAGCACCTCGTCCACCGTCGCCGCCGCGTTGTAGAAGTTCCAGGAGAGGTGCGTAAGCACCTCCGAGCCGTCCATGCCGCGCCACTTGAAGCTGCTGTACGGGATCCGTGTCGCGCCCGACCAGTGCATCTTCGTGGTGTAGAAGTAGGGCACGCCGAAGCCGGCCATGATCGTCGGCAGCGCGGCGGAGTAGCCGAAGACGTCGGGCAGCCAGACGATCGGGCTGTCGCGGCCGTCGGGGCGGAGCTTCCGGAAGCCCGCCTGCCCCAGCTCGAAGGCGCGGACCAGCGCCTCGCCGCAGGGCAGCTGCGTGTCGCTCTCGACGTACATCGCGCCGAGGGGCTCGAAGCCCGGCCGCCCCTCCGGCCCGGGCTTGGCCGCTTCGATCAGCCGCCGGTGGAGCCCCGGGTCGCGCCGCTGGACGGCCTCGAGCATCGCCGGCTGGCTCTGGTTGAACACCAGCTCGGGGTAGCGGCTGCCCACGTCCAGCGCGTTCGCCAGCGAGTGCACCGCCTTGAACTCGCCGGTCCGCTCGGGCCACAGCCAGACCAGGTCGATGTGCATGTGCCCGGTGAGCAACACCGTCGAGGCCGTGGCCGCCGCCGGCAGCGACGCGAGCAGCGCGCCGGTCACCTCCCGCAGCGCCGCCGGCCCGCCGTGGTCGTACGCGTCGACCGCGGCGTCGAGGCCGACGAGGATTCTGCGCCCCAGCGGGTCGAGGTTCTCGATCGGGGCCCGCCAGCCGAAGCCGTTGGGCAGGTCGCTGCGGCCGGGGTTGTCGCGGCGGTGCAGCGCGATGGCCAAGCCCAGCAGCACCTCCACGTCGAAGCTGGCCGCCCAGGCCTCCTCGTCGCGGCTGCACAGGAAGGCGCCCTTGAACTCAGAGCCCCGCGCGTCCACGCCCTCGCCCGCGCCCGGCACCCAGATCCCCGTCCGCGCGCAGGTCGACTCGATCAGCAGCGTCCCGCCGCTCGCGATCAGGTCGTCGGGCAGCCGCAGCCGGGTGTGCCCCGGATCGATGCCCGCGACCGCCGTGCCTCGCCAGTACGCCGTCGCCTCGCCGCGGTCGCGCCAATCAAGCCACCGCGGGCCCTCGCCGGCCGGGATCTGGACCTTCCACCAGCCCTGATCGAAGCGCTTCCCCCAAAACAGCGGCGTCCGGGTCACCGGCTCGTAGGCGAGGGCGTGGGCGTCCGCGATCGTCGTCTCCGCCGTCGTGGCCTCCGCGCGGCTCACCGCCAGCGGCCCCCCGCAGACCGCCCAGGTCTCGGCGAGGAGCGCCCGGTGCGTGGCTTCGATGCGCGACGGGATGAACTGGAGGTGACCGGTCTTGGGCAGCATGGCCGGGACGATAAAGCGACCGTGCCCGGCCACGCGGGTGCCGGCCGTGGCGACCCGCCGGACCCGCGAAGCGAGCTCCGCCCGCTCGAAGTCTCCAACAAGGAACAAGACGAGCCGCAGCGAGGCGGAAGCGCCTAGTGCCGCGTCACGCAGCGATCCGCGGGTAGAGGCTCAGCAGCTTGATCCGGGCGTCATCGGCGGTGAACTGCCAGTGCACGCCTCGCTGGCTCTGGTTGCGAGCGGCCGCCCAGGCTCGGGCCTCGCGATCGATCTCCTGGATGGTGTCGATCCGTCGGCCGAGGCATTGCCTTGAGAGCACACTCAGTTCGCACTCGGCGATGTTCAGCCACGAACCGTGGGCCGGCGTGTGCACCAGCTCGATCCGCTCAGCGATCCGCCGCGCCTCTGCTGCCTCGAATGCTTCGTACAACGACGCGATCCTGTGGGTGTTCAGGTTGTCGCACACCAGGCGGATCCGTGTCGCTGACTCATAACGCGGGGCGTCCACCAACGCCTGGATCTGGTGGGCCCAGTCCGCCGCGGTGCGTCGCCGACTGGTCCGAACGTCCCGCCACCCAGCCAACGGCTCGGTGAACATCCACAGGTTGCAGGTGCCGTGCCGCACGTACTCGTGGTCCTCGATCCGACGGCCGGTGGAGTCGGTGAAGCGGCGGCGGGTCTCGCCGATGAGCTGCTTGGGCTGCTCGTCCATGCACACCACCGGCAACGCCGGGTCGTAGGCGAGCGCGTACAGGCACAGCACCGCCTCCATGGCCGCGACGAAGGCCGCGGACTGCTCCGGCGGGATGCACCACATCTTCTTCTTCCACGGCTTCAGACCGTTTTTTGAAGAGCGCACCGCACCGCTTCGCGGCTGATCGAGTCCACCACCTTCAGCTCCACCAGCCGGCCGGCCAGGAGGCGGAGGCTCCAGCGATCATGGCCCTCGGGCGGGTCCGAGCAGGCGATCGTCACCAGCTGGGCTTCGCCTACGCCGTCGAGCTTGCGTTGCATCGCGCGGTCTTGAGGCTTGCGTTCGAGCAACGAGAGCGGACCGTCCTCGACAGCCTTCTTCCGCCAGCCCTCCACAGTGCGGACACCCGCGTCGAAAGCCTCGGCGATCTGCTCGTCGGTCCAGGCCGGAGCGCCGGGCGATTCGTCGCACTTGAGCAGGGCTTGCGCCCGCTGGATCTTCCAGCCGGCGACGCGGCCGCTGCGGACCAGCGTGGTCAGCTGCTCCCGCTCATCGTCGGTGAGGTGGACGTGGTAGAGCTTTCGATTCTTGAGCTTCGTGGCCATCCTTGGCCTCCTTTGCATTCGGTGGTGAACACGTGCACGGTGACGCTACACGCCTCACCCGCAGATCGGCGGCAGCCGCGGCACTAGACGTGCGCGAGCTTGTTGAGCCCGTTGTAGGCGGCGACCTTGTACGCCTCGGCGAGGGTCGGGAAGTTGAACACGTTGTTGATGAAGAACTCCGCCGTGCCGTCCAGGCCCATGACGCACTGGCCGATGTGCACCAGCTCGGTCGCCCCGGTCCCCATGCAGTGCACGCCGAGGATCTTGTGGCTGTCCTGGTGGATCAGCATCTTGAGCATGCCCGTGCGGTCGCCGAGGATCTGGCCCCGGGCGATCTCCTCGTAGCGCGCGACGCCGGCCTCGTAGGGCACGCCCTCCTGGGTCAGCTGCTCCTCGGTCTTGCCGACCATCGAGATCTCCGGCACCGCGTAGATGCCGTAGGGAAACAGGTCGGTGTTGTAGTTCCCGACGTCCTGGCCGAAGGCGTGGGCGATCGCCCGGCGGCCCTGCTCCATGGAGGTGCTGGCCAGCGCCGGGAAGCCGATCACGTCGCCGGCGGCGTACACGTGGTCGACGTTGGTCTGGTAGTGCTCGTCGACCTTCAGCCGCTCGCGGTCGTCGAAGGTGATGCCCACGTTGTCCAGCCCCATCGCCCCGCACACGCCCTGGCGGCCGACGGCGTAGAGCAGCGTCTCGGCCTTGAGCTTCTTGCCGCTCTCCAGCGTCGCCTGGACGAGCGTGGACACCGTGCCGTTGCGGTGCTCCACCTTCTCGATGCGCTCGACCTTCTCGCCCATCCGCAGCGTCACGCCCTGCTGCCGCATGAAGTACATGAAGGCGCCGGAGATCTCGCTGTCGAGAAAGCCCAGCAGCTGGTGTCGGCCCTCCACGAGCGTGACCTTCACCCCCAGCGTCGCCATGATCGACGCGTACTCGGTCCCGATCACGCCGCCGCCGACGACGATCATCGACTTGGGGAGGCGCTCGAGCTTCAGCAGGCCGTCGCTGGTGAAGATCGCGTCGTTGTCGAATGGGATGTCGGCGGGCTTGGCCGGCCGCGTGCCGCAGGAGACCAGGAAGCGGTCGGCGGTGACCAGCTGCGAGTCGCCGTCGCCCTGGATCATCAGCAGGTTGGGCCCCTCGAAGTGGGCCGTGCCCCAGATCAGATCGACGCCGTTCCGCTCGAACTGGCCGCGGATGACCTCCCACTCGTGGCGGATGACGTTCGAGGAGATCTCGATGAGATCGTGGATCGTGATCTTCTGCTTCGCCCGCGACGCCCCGCTGTAGTTGCCCCGCTGCGCGGCGCCGGTGAGGTGGAGCGCCGCCTCCCGCAGGCTCTTGCTGGGGATCGTCCCCGTGTTGATCTGGGCCCCGCCGAGCACGTTCTGCTTCTCGACGATGGCAACCGACTTGCCGAGCTTGGCCGCCTGGATGGCGCCCTTCTGCCCGGCGGGGCCGGTTCCGATGATGACGACGTCGTAGTGCTTCATGGAGCTCCGCCTTCGGCGGGGTGAGGTTCGCGTGGTGGTTCGTCTCCGCCGGGGGGAACCCCCGGCTGCGCTCGCGGCGAGAACGCTCTGTCGAGGCGTGGCCCCGAGACATCAGGTGCGGCGAAACAGACGGCCGTGCACGGAGGCATCGGCGATTCGGCGTTCGCTGCGTGACGCGGCGGGCTCCGCCCGCACGCGTCCGCCGAGGTTATGCGTCGTTCCGCCGCGGACCGTGTGCCAAGGAACCCGCCACCCCTCCCGGTCCGCGGAGCGGACGCGAGAGCCGGGTCGCCCGCGATCCAGGCGCCGGGCCCGCAGAGCCGCCCGTGGCTCACCGCCCTCGGCGGTGTGGCCCGTCGGGCGCAGCCCGAGCGTCGGCCCGGGAGAGGGCGTCCCGACGCGTGGTTCGTGCAGCCCTCCCGGCTGTGACGAGGGAGCGCCCCGCCGCCCGGGTGCGCCGGCCGGAACCCTCGCACCCACCCGCGCAGCGTCGCGTCGCAACGCAGCGAATACGCGTCCTCGAAAAGATTGACGCACTCAATGTCCCGGTCCTGGGTGCCACGCCCCTTGGGGGGTGGCGGGTGCCATCGGCCTGATCTGCGCTCGACCACCCCGCAAGCGGCGTGGCACCCGGCTCAGGAAGCGTCAGTCTTTTCGACGAAGCGTATGAGTCGTCGGTCCCAGCACGCGTCATCGGCGCCCGTCTCGGGAGATCCGCGGACCGCGCGGCAAAACGCCGCCAACCCCTCCCCGTCCGCGGAGCCGGCGCTTCAGCCGGGTCGCCACGCGACCCGGGCAGGGCCGGGCTGCCACGCAGCACGGAACGGCCGCGCAGCGGACGGTGAGTCGGTCGCACGGCTTCCGGGATCCGAAGAGCGTCCCGAAGCATGGCTTGTGCAGCCCTCCCGCCCGTCGCGAGGCAGCGCCCCGTCGCCCGGGTGCGCCGTCCGGAACCCTCGCGCCCACCCGGGCAGCGTTGCGTTGCAACGCAGCTAATCCGTTGTCGGTTTCAACGAGCGTCATTGGGGTCCGTGTCCGAAGATCCGCGGACCGTGCGCGAAACCGCCGCCAACCGCGGACGGTCCGCCGAGCGGACGCGAAAGCCGGATCGCGTGCGATCCGGGCCTCGGCGCAGCCGACCGCCGGCGCAGCCGGCGCCACGGGCTCGCAGAGCCGCCCGTGGCTCAACGCCTTCGGCGATGTAGCCCGTCGGGCGCAGCCCGAGCGTCGGCCGGGAAGAGAGCGTCCCGAAGCGGGATTTGTGCAGCCCTCCCGCCCGTTAAGAGCGAGCGCCCCGGCGCCCGGGTTAGCCGTCCGGAACCCTCGCGCCCACCCGGCCCGCGTTGCGTCGCAACGCGGCTGTTTCGACTCGCGTTCCAATCGGCGTGGCCGTTGCCCACCGACGCCCGCTCCGTGCGGAAGCTGTAGTGCCCCCGCCGCAGCACCTCGTGAACCTCCGTCATCGACCCCATGGGCTGAAGCTAGCTTCTGCCTTGCGTGCTGCCAATACGGCACGATATGCAGAATGTGTCGGGTCGCAACCCGCTCCAAGAGCCCCGCAGCCGCTTGACACCCGCCGCGACCCGGATCAAACTCACCCACGACCGATCGACGTTCTGCCGACAGCATTCTGTCGAATCACTGTTAGGCGGCGGTGAACGCGGTCCGCTCTTCCCCGTGTGTCCGCCGTCGCGCCCGTCCGCGGACCGTCGGGTGTTTCAGCCGTTCGTCCCCACGGTCCGCGGCGCGGTCGTGCGCTGCGGGCCGGCCGCACCTCGTCGGCCGAGCGTCGTCGCCGCTGGTTTCGCTGCGGCCGGCGTCGCGGCCCCGGCTCGTCGGCCATTCGGTCGGCGGCCCTCGCCGCTCTGCGCGTCGCCGCCTAACCAGGCGTTGCAGCGGACCGGCAGGGTGTGGGGGTTTACAGTCCGCTCCGGGAACCAAGCCCGCCGTCAGTTCGGCCGGCCGCTGAACGCTTCTTCGTTAGGCGGCGGTAAAAGCGGTCCGTTCGTCCCCGTGTGTCCGCCGTCGCGCACGTCCGCGGACCGTCGGCGTTTTCGGCCGCTCGTCCCCACGGTCCGCGGCGCGGTCGTCCGCTGCGGGCCGGCCGTACCTCGTCCGCCGGGCGTCGTCGCCGCTCGTTCCGCTGCGGTCGGCGTCGCGGCCCGGGCTCGCCGGCCATTCGGTCGGCGGCCCTCGCCGCTCTGCGCGTCGCCGCCTAACAAGGCGTTGCAGCGGACCGGCAGTGTTCCCGGGTTTACAGTGCTCCCCCGGTTCCAGCTGCGTCGTCGCTCTGGCCGGCCGCTGAACACTTCTTCGTTAGGCAGCACCCCAAGCGGGCTTGTGCTGCTGCGCACACGTGCCGTCTTGCCAACCCGCGGACCGTCGCGTGTTTCGGCCTTTGGGCCCCACGGTCCGCGGCGCCTTTACCCGCTGCGGGTCCGCCGTGTTCGGCTCCTTTGGCATCGCCGCAGGTCCAGCGCTGCGGTCGTTGTCGCGGCTCAAGCGCTGCTCCGCTCCCGGTCAGGGCGCCGCCGTCTTCCACGTCCCCCGCGT from Phycisphaera mikurensis NBRC 102666 carries:
- the sthA gene encoding Si-specific NAD(P)(+) transhydrogenase; the encoded protein is MKHYDVVIIGTGPAGQKGAIQAAKLGKSVAIVEKQNVLGGAQINTGTIPSKSLREAALHLTGAAQRGNYSGASRAKQKITIHDLIEISSNVIRHEWEVIRGQFERNGVDLIWGTAHFEGPNLLMIQGDGDSQLVTADRFLVSCGTRPAKPADIPFDNDAIFTSDGLLKLERLPKSMIVVGGGVIGTEYASIMATLGVKVTLVEGRHQLLGFLDSEISGAFMYFMRQQGVTLRMGEKVERIEKVEHRNGTVSTLVQATLESGKKLKAETLLYAVGRQGVCGAMGLDNVGITFDDRERLKVDEHYQTNVDHVYAAGDVIGFPALASTSMEQGRRAIAHAFGQDVGNYNTDLFPYGIYAVPEISMVGKTEEQLTQEGVPYEAGVARYEEIARGQILGDRTGMLKMLIHQDSHKILGVHCMGTGATELVHIGQCVMGLDGTAEFFINNVFNFPTLAEAYKVAAYNGLNKLAHV